In Chitinophaga sp. H8, the sequence CAAAGATTCTTTAAGGGATAAACTCACCGGACTGGATATGGGGGCGGATGATTATATCACCAAACCATTTTATCTGGAAGAACTGAATTCCCGTATCAATGCCCTGCTTCGCCGTAAAAACTTTAATGGCAATACCAGTATTACACTGGGCGTACTTACTATTGACACCAAAGCCAAAACAGCTTTTGTCAATGAGAATACACTATCCTTAACGCTAAAAGAATATGCCCTGCTGCAATACTTTGTAATCAATAAAAACAGGGTATTAAGCAAGCAGGCAATTGCAGAACACCTGTGGGGGGATGATTATGATATGGCAGACAACTACCATTTTGTATATGTGCATATCAACAACCTCCGCAAGAAAATACAGGCAGCCGGTGGGCCTGATTACATACACTCCATTTATGGAATGGGTTATAAATTTGCAGAGA encodes:
- a CDS encoding response regulator transcription factor — its product is MKLLIIEDEPDLLAEIVLYMTEQGFLCETAITYSEAEDKLHAYEYEVIILDIGLPGGSGLDLLLELKAHHPESGILIISAKDSLRDKLTGLDMGADDYITKPFYLEELNSRINALLRRKNFNGNTSITLGVLTIDTKAKTAFVNENTLSLTLKEYALLQYFVINKNRVLSKQAIAEHLWGDDYDMADNYHFVYVHINNLRKKIQAAGGPDYIHSIYGMGYKFAEI